A genomic window from Nerophis lumbriciformis linkage group LG30, RoL_Nlum_v2.1, whole genome shotgun sequence includes:
- the LOC133572913 gene encoding protein TUNAR-like, producing the protein MVTMVPGSRYVCSTHAREGDSTNDREERILAVLGIIGTILNLLVVIFVYIYTTVT; encoded by the coding sequence ATGGTAACCATGGTCCCCGGCAGCCGCTACGTCTGCAGCACTCACGCCAGGGAGGGCGACTCCACCAACGACCGAGAGGAGCGGATCTTAGCCGTGTTGGGCATCATCGGAACCATCCTCAACCTTCTCGTGGTCATATTTGTCTACATCTACACCACCGTCACTTAG